The Candidatus Hydrogenedentota bacterium DNA window CGGTAGGGACAGCCCACCAGAGCATCTGCTTCTGCGTTGTTTGTCACGCGTTCCGTTACAGCGTCCCAATGCACTTCCGCCTTCGTACGCAAGGCAAGGTTGCCAAGATGGGCAACGGTCGAGACAAAATGACCAACTTCGACGTCCATGACAGGCGCTTCTCGGCTGCGTATACAGTCGAGGAAGTTTCGGATATGGGCGGGTCGTGCGTCGGCAGTGGATTCTTTTTGGAAGGCTTCCAATCCTGTTTTTTTCGGCTCAGGAATATATTCCCAGCCTCCCTCATGAATACGAACCGTAGCTTCCGTACCGCAGAAGAGCATGCCATGGGGATGCCCGCCCGGTCCCAAACCGCCCAACATCTGCTGCTCGAAAATCAAGGTATAGTCTTTGAATTCGTACAGCGCCGCTTGCGTATCGGGCGTTTCGCTGTTATCATCCAACACAAATCTTCCGCCTGTGGCGCTGACCCGTTGAGGCATCTCATAGCCCATACCCCACTGGCACACATTGAGCAGATGAACGCCCCAATCCGTCATGAGTCCTCCGGCATAATCCCAAAACCATCTGAAGTTAAAATGGAATCGGTTTTTATTGAAAGGTCGTTCGGCTGCCGGCCCCAACCACAGATCATAGTCCACGCCTTGCGGCGGCGCTTCGTCCGGGGGGTTGCCGATACCGCCAACCCAATCGAGATATGCCCAAGCCCGCACCAAACGAATCTTGCCTAAGTTGCCGGAATGAA harbors:
- a CDS encoding Gfo/Idh/MocA family oxidoreductase, yielding MSDNSRRSFLKRSSLAVAVSALGGSGFAMGTRRKVSANDKIVIGAIGCGGMGRGDIAAFLHNDDVECPIICDVDDAMMGEAAKLIEGRRGYTPEMVRDFRRVIDRKDLDAVLVATPDHWHALPTVYACQAGKDVYCEKPLGKTIDEGRAMLDAAKENKRVVQMGTQWRSGEHYQEAIDFIHSGNLGKIRLVRAWAYLDWVGGIGNPPDEAPPQGVDYDLWLGPAAERPFNKNRFHFNFRWFWDYAGGLMTDWGVHLLNVCQWGMGYEMPQRVSATGGRFVLDDNSETPDTQAALYEFKDYTLIFEQQMLGGLGPGGHPHGMLFCGTEATVRIHEGGWEYIPEPKKTGLEAFQKESTADARPAHIRNFLDCIRSREAPVMDVEVGHFVSTVAHLGNLALRTKAEVHWDAVTERVTNNAEADALVGCPYR